One genomic window of Actinomycetota bacterium includes the following:
- a CDS encoding MarR family transcriptional regulator, giving the protein MTTDEVDQLIAAWRRERPDLDVHPLEVLSRVTRLARHLDIARRESFALHDLEPGEFDVLAALRRSGRPYALTPSQLVTATLVTSGTMTNRIDRLVEKDFVHRGPDPSDGRGVLVALTSTGRGKVDLALQDLLKREQELLKDVSNEEFSELVSALRKIVSPLDNHLAHPEVD; this is encoded by the coding sequence GTGACCACCGATGAAGTAGATCAGTTAATTGCAGCTTGGCGCCGAGAACGACCTGATCTCGATGTTCATCCATTGGAAGTTTTATCCCGAGTAACAAGGCTTGCTCGCCACCTAGATATTGCTCGGCGCGAGTCTTTTGCCCTGCATGATCTTGAACCTGGTGAATTTGATGTCCTTGCTGCTCTGCGCAGATCTGGTCGGCCATACGCACTAACACCTTCGCAACTGGTAACGGCCACATTGGTCACAAGTGGAACCATGACCAATCGAATCGATCGACTTGTTGAGAAAGATTTTGTTCACCGCGGTCCAGATCCATCCGATGGTCGTGGCGTTTTGGTCGCACTCACAAGTACTGGCCGAGGCAAAGTGGATCTGGCGCTGCAGGACTTACTTAAGCGCGAACAAGAGTTGCTTAAGGATGTGTCTAATGAAGAGTTCTCTGAACTAGTAAGTGCGCTGCGAAAGATCGTTTCGCCACTCGATAATCACTTAGCGCATCCCGAAGTGGATTAA
- a CDS encoding TetR/AcrR family transcriptional regulator, translating to MAVTIDHEDDPLESARPRLVDADRVRMTGHERRAQLIEVGRALFAEKGFEAVTIEEIALTAKVSKPVVYEHFGSKDGLYAVVVDREMNYLLGSITQALTAEHPRVLLEQASFALFDYIETHTDGFRILVRNSPVATATGNFASLLSDVASQVEARLGKEFANRGFPKRMAPMYAHMFVGMVALTGQWWLDVGGAKKDEVIAHLVNLVWNGASDLQRAPRLISRR from the coding sequence AAGATGACCCACTGGAGTCTGCTCGGCCTCGCTTAGTCGATGCTGATCGTGTGCGAATGACCGGACACGAACGTCGAGCTCAGCTGATTGAAGTCGGGCGAGCACTATTTGCTGAGAAGGGTTTTGAGGCAGTAACCATCGAGGAGATTGCCCTTACTGCCAAAGTCTCCAAGCCCGTAGTCTACGAACACTTCGGTTCAAAAGATGGACTTTACGCAGTAGTGGTTGATCGGGAAATGAATTACCTCCTTGGCTCAATCACACAGGCTCTAACTGCTGAGCATCCTAGAGTGTTACTAGAGCAAGCATCTTTTGCCCTTTTTGATTACATCGAAACCCACACTGATGGATTTAGAATTTTGGTCCGAAACTCACCAGTGGCGACAGCTACTGGCAACTTTGCGAGTTTGCTTTCCGATGTAGCATCTCAGGTTGAAGCACGCCTTGGAAAAGAGTTTGCCAATCGAGGATTCCCGAAGCGAATGGCGCCAATGTATGCACACATGTTCGTTGGCATGGTCGCACTTACTGGGCAATGGTGGCTTGACGTTGGTGGCGCAAAGAAGGACGAAGTGATTGCCCATCTAGTCAATTTAGTTTGGAACGGTGCCAGTGATTTGCAGCGCGCTCCACGCCTGATATCTCGCCGTTAA